One Symphalangus syndactylus isolate Jambi chromosome 20, NHGRI_mSymSyn1-v2.1_pri, whole genome shotgun sequence DNA segment encodes these proteins:
- the PTRH2 gene encoding peptidyl-tRNA hydrolase 2, mitochondrial isoform X1, whose translation MKKRKAITLEMKLKIIAQHEGGKPVVAIARELGLSQSTISTILKDKKRISDAAKSSASVKSTVITKKRAGPIDDMEKLLVMWMEDQIQKHIPLSLLMIQAKARSLFNMLKDRASDPTYTQMFKASHGWFQRFKRRHNFHNVKITGEAARAGNEGAIAFKEQLHRIIMAEDLCNKELIALEEERGKGVEAVEEVTPTAPRKFTAKKLAEAFAAISSGLQMLEEMDVNYERFATVDRQIQDALACYREIYNEKKKQAVQSKLGIFLKNNTVLAKPSTSVDVPMPSTTYSLCSSEEREIEDPIASPSSSN comes from the coding sequence ATGAAGAAGAGGAAGGCAATTACTCTTGAAATGAAACTCAAGATAATTGCCCAGCATGAAGGTGGCAAGCCAGTAGTGGCCATTGCACGTGAGTTAGGACTTTCGCAATCCACGATTTCAACCATCTTAAAGGATAAGAAGCGAATCAGTGATGCAGCGAAATCGTCAGCATCAGTTAAATCCACTGTCATCACAAAGAAAAGGGCTGGACCGATTGATGATATGGAAAAATTACTTGTTATGTGGATGGAAGACCAGATACAGAAGCATATACCGCTTAGCCTACTGATGATCCAGGCTAAGGCAAGAAGTCTTTTTAATATGCTAAAAGACCGTGCCAGTGATCCTACATATACACAAATGTTTAAAGCAAGTCATGGATGGTTCCAGCGCTTCAAAAGGCGTCATAATTTTCACAATGTAAAGATCACTGGTGAGGCAGCACGTGCTGGTAATGAAGGTGCCATAGCTTTTAAGGAACAGCTGCATAGGATAATCATGGCTGAAGATCTTTGCAATAAGGAGCTGATTGCACTGGAGGAAGAAAGAGGTAAAGGAGTTGAGGCAGTGGAAGAAGTTACACCCACGGCACCTAGAAAGTTCACAGCAAAGAAACTGGCAGAGGCATTTGCTGCTATCAGCAGTGGCCTACAGATGTTAGAAGAAATGGACGTCAATTACGAGAGATTCGCCACAGTTGACAGGCAGATACAGGATGCTCTTGCTTGCTACAgagaaatatataatgaaaagaagaaacaagctGTACAGTCAAAACTTGGTATCTTCCTGAAGAACAACACTGTGCTTGCTAAACCGTCAACTAGTGTTGATGTCCCAATGCCTTCTACCACCTATTCTCTATGTTcatcagaagagagagaaattgagGACCCTATTGCATCCCCATCATCCAGCAATTAA